The window AGACCATCCTGATCTTCATCAACAACAAGCAGTCCGACAGCGCCACGCTGTTGAAAGAGAATGACCGGGTCACGTTCCTTTCGCCTCTTTCGGGCGGATAGCCCTAAAACTGCATGAACCGCAGAGACCGCAAAGTACGCAGAGAAGAAGATTGGCTCAAAACAAGACCATTTAACGTCGCGAGCGGCGATAATCTGAAAACAGACTGTCCATGAGGCCCACTCCGTAAAGTTTCTGTAAGCCTTTTGATTCAAGACACCTCTGCGGTCTCTGCGATCTCCGCGGTGAAATATCCGGGCTAGCAGCACGGGCGTCCCGCCCGTGCAGGAAAGCGGCAACGGCCAAGATGGCCGTTGGACTCACGGGCGAGACGCCCGTGCTACGAATCCGCAATCGCTCTAGTTTCCGGCTTTGAGGTCGCCGTAGGGATATTCCGGCAGGGGGCGGAATTCGGCCCGGACAGCCGGGCGCGTGACGCGGTAGCCTTTGGTCGGCAGTGACGCCACGGTTGTCTTCTTGTGCGAGAGGAAGAATCTCATAGCCACTTCCGGGTGCCGCTCGTGACCGACGCCCTCGAGGACTCTCGAGGCCACCTGGAAACCCGACTCGCGCAGGTACCGCACGGCGTTTTCCGACTGGCCGATGATGGGGCCCGGGTCGGCGCTGCCCCAGTACACCAGCACCGGGTTGTTGCGGGCTTGAATGGGGAAGCGGCCGCTGATGTTGTGTTCGCTGAAGTTGCAGTTGCGCGCGGCGATGATGGTAAAGACGTCGGGATGCCGCAGCCCCACGAAGTACATCGGGAACCCGCCGCCGGAAAATCCGGTGATCATCACGTTGGCGCGGTCGATGTTGTACTGGTACGCCACCTCCGAGACGATGGCCAAAATGCGTCTTTCGCTCTCGATCATGGCATAAATGGGCCCGTCGCCCAGGATGCCGTCGGTGCCGGTCAAGTCCGGGGCGATCACGATGCAGTTGTTCTCGTCGGCCAGGGCCTTCCACTCCCGGATGTGCATGTTGGAGGTGTCGAAGGGGATCGTCCCGTGGCAGGTGACGATCAGCGGCGAGGGTTTCCAGTCGCGATAGCCCTGGGGCACGTAGATCCAGTAGCCCGCCCCGGTGTTGGGCTCGGTCTCGAACACGTGCGGAAAGTCGACATCCGGCTGGGGGACGGCGCAGCCGCCCAGCAGGCACAACAGGCCCGCCAGGACCACCGCCGTCAGTACGGCCATGCGCGTATCCATATTCGTGGGGCGTTTCATAGTCGTAAGTATATCGGTCATAAGCATGCCAAAACCGCAGAGGTTTGCGCAGGCATCCATGCGGCGTGAAAATTCCATCCCCCGTCTCGTCAGACCCGCCTCAGCCCGCGGTGCGGCGGTGGCGCAGGCGGTCCAACGCGACTGCGACGACAATGATACCACCGGTAATGATTTCCTGCACCCAATTATCCCATCCGATATGGGAGCAGCCCGACGAGATGACGCCCATGATCAACGCCCCCACCAGGGTCCCCAGCACCGACCCCTCGCCGCCGGAGAGGCTGCCCCCACCGATGACGACGGCCGCGATCACGTCCAATTCCAGCCCGATAGCCACTCGCGGGTCGCCGGCGCTGATGCGGGAAAACTGCATCAGCCCCGCCAGACCGGCAAAGGCCCCGCCCAGGGCGAACACCAGCACCTTGATCCGCCCCACGGCCAGGCCGCACAGGCGGGCGGTGGCCTCGTTGGAGCCCACGGCGAAGACGTGCCGCCCGAACCGCGTGTACCGCAGCAGCACGCCCACCAGCACCGCCAACACCGCCAGCACCCACACCCCGGGAGCCACCAGCAGCCATTTCATGCCCGCCGGCAGCGTCACCAGCAGATGCTGCAGCCAGGTCTCGGGGGCATAGACCTTGGTCTTGTCCGCCAGTCCCGTCGCCACGCCTCGCAACGCCATCATCATTCCCAGCGTGACGATGAACGGCACGACGCGGAAGGTCGTGACGATCATTCCCGTAATGAAGCCCGCCGCCGCCCCGGCCGCCACGCCGCACAAGGCAGCCACCAGCGGCGAGGCCTCCGCGTCGCGCAACAACATGGCGATAACTACCGAGCTGATCGCCACGATCGAGCCCACCGACAGGTCGATCGCCCCGGCGATCATCACCACCGTCATGCCCAGCGCCGCGATGCCCACCACCGTCGTCTGGCGGGCGATGGTCTCCAGCGTGCGCGCCTCGCGGAAGCTCTCCGGACCGATCAGCACAAACAGACCATACACCACCGCCAGCGCCAGCAGCGGACCAACGCGGTTCAGCACTGCCTTGGCGCCCCAGTCGCCCGAGGGCGCCTCGATAGTCGTTGCACCGTTCATGCCACGTCTTCCTCAACGGGCGATTCGTCGCCCTGGCCGATGGCTTCCATCATAACCGAGTGTTCATCGAGTTGCTCGACCGGCCGAGCCGGCCCCAACCGCCCGCGGCACATCACCGCCACGCGGTCGCACACGCCCATGAGCTCGGGCAGGTAGCTGCTGACGATGAGAATCGCCTTGGGC is drawn from Planctomycetaceae bacterium and contains these coding sequences:
- a CDS encoding ABC transporter permease, translated to MNGATTIEAPSGDWGAKAVLNRVGPLLALAVVYGLFVLIGPESFREARTLETIARQTTVVGIAALGMTVVMIAGAIDLSVGSIVAISSVVIAMLLRDAEASPLVAALCGVAAGAAAGFITGMIVTTFRVVPFIVTLGMMMALRGVATGLADKTKVYAPETWLQHLLVTLPAGMKWLLVAPGVWVLAVLAVLVGVLLRYTRFGRHVFAVGSNEATARLCGLAVGRIKVLVFALGGAFAGLAGLMQFSRISAGDPRVAIGLELDVIAAVVIGGGSLSGGEGSVLGTLVGALIMGVISSGCSHIGWDNWVQEIITGGIIVVAVALDRLRHRRTAG